The genomic DNA AGTCTGAATTCCGATGAGTTGAGTGTTCCCAATAATGGATCTACGATTATTGGTTGGGACAAACGCAAAACAGAAAATGCGCTCACCAATATAACTCTCATGTTCAACTAAAATATtccttattttcaatgttaggATCGGTCCGGCAGTAAAGAAGAATGACACGTTTGGAACCTGAATCAGTTCTAACCCGGATAGGTTGTAGCACATGTCAAACAAGGGGCTCATGGGGGCCCGAGGAAGATTTATAGTTTTTGCAATGTAAGCGTTGCGAAAAACCTCGTAAATAGGCTTGGGTAGTTTGGTAAATATTGTACCTGAATCTATAATCACTCCTCCCATGCcttgttttgtcattttgaaaCTGTTTTCAGGGATGGGCAGTCGAACGTCTCCAACCCCAAGACCCGAGAGGCCGACATAATAAAAAGCCGGTGTTTTTGGGTTGCGGAGCAAGGGGATCCACGCAGTTCCCGCAGGTATCACTGCACCTGGATGGCTAAAATTCAACCAACCCGCTGGCCCTCCAAACAAACCCGGCAAGCAATAATTGAAGATGTCGGCCAATCCACGAAGCCGAAGCTGAGTCGGCAATGACAATGGCCCACCTCCAAGGCCCACAAAACCGTTGCTTCCAGCCACCATGCCATAGTTTGAGTGCCCGCACCCACAAAAAACACTCGGAATGGCAGTGCTTCCAAACGTGAGTGTTTCGAGCACAAGCGAGCCGTTCGTGGAGTAGCCTTCTAGGTAGTCCACCTCGTACTGACATTGACTGTTGTTGTTGCAACCGTGTTGACGGAGGTGATTACAGGCGTTGGAGGCACAAGGTACTACGGAAAAGGAAGTGGAATTGAGAGGGTCGAATCCGAGGCCCGGCGTTTGGTCACAATCACATGGTTTACATTGAAACCATGTAGTGTCGCTCCCGGTGTGTATAACCATAAACTGGCTGACCGGAGGGGTGCCCACTTCTATCTCAGTAAAATATGATCCATGCCCTACGGTCTGTGGGAAGATCTCTGCAGATATGAAACTGGGGGAGGAGGAGTCCATGGTAGTTAAGGGAAGCAAGTGCAACAATATTATCAGCAATAGCATTGTTGATGAGCAGTACTGGCCAAAATGGCTACAAAAGAACTCCATGATGTTTCTGAGAGtctgtgtgtgtgagagagagagagagagagagagagagagtgcaaaACAAAGAGGGGGGTTTTGAGAGGTTTGAGAGGATGTGGAGAGATATATAGTACTGCTAGGACGTTGATCTTTTGGATGAATGTCCCCCCTCCCAGGCCCCCACGGTCCCACCCTCTATTTAGGGCCGGATAGaatcatatgaaaaattcaGATCAAAgatcaagttatatatatatatattataaaactgCTGATTAAGTATATCTAGATCGAACATTTGTGTTTGGTGTGTTCAACCTGGGTTGATAAGATTTGGACAATTATAGTCACTTTATCAAAGCAGCCATGTGGTTGTGTTGTCTCTATCTTCCAATATAAGAAAAAAGCAAATTATCGCTGTAAAGTCACTTTGAACCACACCACGTGGATAATAATGAACACCAACAGATTAAAATTACAAGGCTAGCCTTCTAGCAGGGTCATGAATAAGATCCTCGCACATACACACCAAGATGATTTAAGAATGGTGGTGTTTCAACCATTTGCAATAATTATGATTCATGAGAGATCAGAAAAGGCAGAAGAAGCGCCTGCATGCGAAAAAAAGGACCATATATACACGGAACAAGCacacttcttctttttgtcaGTAAAACACTATGTTAGATTCCCAAACGTTTAAGGAACAACCCTGTCAAAGGAGCTTTTACAAGAAGGATTAAAaagctatttatttttggatCCGGCTTATCGCAAGAAACGTACTGTGACCTGCTTTTTTACCACCATCGTCGTGGATTGTCAGAAGTATAATTGGGGTCGACCTCACAGCTATAGCCTTGTCGTATTGTCGACTCTATAAGATTGCGACCTGCGCAGTGTGGTTCCaaaacataaaggaaaagaaaagaaaagaaaaacaaacaaaattggaGATCAGAAAGGgcagggagagagagacagagagagagatcccCATACTTCCACTGCAAATAAAGCTATCTAGGAGATTATCCAGTGTTGTTGATGTCATGAGGCCCCACGATCGATAGTcacctttcattttctttatcttcCATGATATGTTGATCCTTTATTTGCTTTCAAGTACCACCAACGCCAATTTAATTGCTAATCTCGATTAAATAGAAAAGCTGAGTTATAAGCTCATTTGTCTAATTTATTATACCAGTTGTATGGAAAATAATTAATGGTGGTTAATTAAGCgacattatttt from Corylus avellana chromosome ca6, CavTom2PMs-1.0 includes the following:
- the LOC132185849 gene encoding protein ASPARTIC PROTEASE IN GUARD CELL 2-like → MEFFCSHFGQYCSSTMLLLIILLHLLPLTTMDSSSPSFISAEIFPQTVGHGSYFTEIEVGTPPVSQFMVIHTGSDTTWFQCKPCDCDQTPGLGFDPLNSTSFSVVPCASNACNHLRQHGCNNNSQCQYEVDYLEGYSTNGSLVLETLTFGSTAIPSVFCGCGHSNYGMVAGSNGFVGLGGGPLSLPTQLRLRGLADIFNYCLPGLFGGPAGWLNFSHPGAVIPAGTAWIPLLRNPKTPAFYYVGLSGLGVGDVRLPIPENSFKMTKQGMGGVIIDSGTIFTKLPKPIYEVFRNAYIAKTINLPRAPMSPLFDMCYNLSGLELIQVPNVSFFFTAGPILTLKIRNILVEHESYIGERIFCFAFVPTNNRRSIIGNTQLIGIQTSFDTTAGYVGFGPNICSPPEDSPHCHGHWPPRSIGMENYITPNPLLLVCLFTCFYLLINTSV